AAGGAAATCCTACAAAATTTCCAGCTAATTTTAGTCTGCTCGCAATACGTTGGGATTATCCTAAGATAAGGAACACATGCTGTTCATAAGGTCGTCCCTTAAAGCGACTTTCTTCGCTCACTATCTCATTCGcactacaacaaataaatgagGAATCGATCACTCACGCTGAGAGGATCGTGTCACGAGTGCCATCGCTAGAAATGTTTGGGCAATTTGTGATTTAATCGTTGACgcagtttatttattgctttttcgTTTAGTAgatgtattaatttaatagtattGGTGTTAGTATTAGTTATAGTATTAGATTTAAGtattagtttttagtttagcTAAGAACTAGTCATCGACCGACTCACAAAAACACTTTACAACTTAAGAACTAATAGCAGGGTTCTCTTTCTCGTCTGTTCTGATCTAGTATTCTGCATTAacttgtttttgatttctCTATCGCTTcgtttcgctttttgttttgttttgttttgttttgttttgtttcgtcgagttttgtttttgcatctgcatttgtttgtttttttttttgtccttAAACGCTATGATTATTAGATCCAAACGGGCCGCTGCTATGAACGTATGTTGCCCAGAAGTGGAGTGCTCTCGGCAGCCTTTGAGGTAATCACGGTATGACGAGATCCTGAACCCGATCCCGAACCCAAACCCAATCCGGATGGACCCGGCGGACGTGACGGCCTATTGCTTGGTCCCGGCTGCTCGTCCGCTTCGTCGATGCGCGATTGACGCGCCAAGCGCTTCTGCTGGCTCACTTCGTGCAGATAGAGAGCACTAAGGCACATGTCGGCCACGGTGACACCAATGCGATTCTTCGACAGCAGCGGATCCCCGCCATACAGGCTATAGAGCAACGTGTCTGTCGGCCCCTCAATGCGGCCCTCGGCCTTGCTCAATCGCAGTCGCCGCATGCTGTCCATGGCTACGGCTGGTCCCACGCTGCTGGACATGAGGCCAGGGCGCATGCTGGTGCTGCTCATCGGTTCGCCCAGATTCTGCTGCAGCATCTGCAGCATTCCGAAATCGCTGCCGGCCACATAGCCAGCGCCCATGGCATGGGCACCACCGACTCCCACTCCAGCACCAGCGCGACTCGCTGTGATGGACTGCGAGATCTGCAGCTGCTCGGGGCTCAGATCGGCAGCCAGCACGGAGTTGGCAATGGAGCAGTACTCCTCGCCAATGGTGCCAAATGAGATCAGGCTGTGCGTGAGCGGATTCTCACGGGCAGCCGGCTGCGATGCCGTCTTGGCCTTGACCAGCTCATCGATGGCATGCTCGCGTATGCCTTTGATGAATTGCGAAGCCTCCTTGGGCATTTGCCACTCGGGATTGTTGAGTGTGAAACGCACCAGCGACATTTCAGTCTTGCCACCAATcatgctctgctgctgctgttgttgctgagcaTAATGATGAGGCGGCAAATGCTGCGCTGGTTCATTGGCCACATCGGGCAAATCGCTGTTGTTGAGTTGCCAGTCCGGATTTCCATGTTTGCGCACATCCATTTGGGCAAATGAACAGACATTGCCCACACCACGCACAGAAACTGCAAGAGGTAAATAAAGTGATTAGCAAGTCGCGTCTTTTCTGAGAATGCAGCTTGGAAAATTTACCTGTAAAACTGCGGAAGAACTTGACAATCTCCATGGCCTTGGGCCGGAAGACAAAGATGAGCACAAACGGCGTCACAAACGGACTGAATATCTCGCTGAGCAGGTAGCCAGCCTTGAATTGAAAGAAGTTGCTAAACTCGTTGCGCACATGCGCGGTGTGCGCCTGTTGCTTCCACTCCGTGGGCAGGTAGTGGACATGCGCTAAAATGGCGGTCATTAGCTGCTCGGGACACCAAATCATATTTTCATCGGGTATAAATGTGCGACAGACGACGCCAATGATCGTGAGCACGGCAATAATTGTGAGTACATGCTCCACCTGAAAGACATACTCATCATAAATGCCCAGCGCCAAGATCAACAGCAAAACACCGCCGCTAATGAAGAGCAGATTGCGCGCAATCACCGCAGCCAGTGGCGAGGAGAAGGAGCTTAAGTAGCGATCCGCATACTCGTAGGCACGATTCAAGCGTGCATCCAACTCATGATCCAGCTCATTGAAGTGCCGCAGATAAAGACGTCCGTAGTTGGACCAGGTTCGCAATCCCAAGGCACTTGGCTCCTTACGCAAAATGTTCGCATACGAGAAGCTGAAGTAGATGAGCTGCCACAGAAAGATCACAGGTGACAGCAACAGATTGACCAAGGCCACCCAGAAGATTAGCTTTGATAGACGCTGGGCGAGCTCGGTTTGATTGCTGCGCACCGCAAATTCATCGCGTAGCTGCCAATTGTTCTGGAACGGTGATCCCGGACCGCGGAAGAGTATAAAATCAATGTTGAGCAGCATGCCACGACTGAGCGAAACAACCTCGCCAATTAGCGGCAGGTGGAAGCGCACGGGCAGAAGCTGCTTGTTCATCAGCGCGACCAGATAGTTCTTGAAGCGTAGCACACGATGATAGATGTCCAGTTCGGTGAGCAGCTCCTTGTCGATGCACATATGTTGTTCGGCCTGGACGCGACGGGTGCGCTGTTGCACCTCATGCCATGTGATATTATCGAGATCGCTGTCCTCGATGCCTAGGGCAGTGTTATAGAAACGTTTGATGTCCGCATATTGTGTAATGTGATAGATCATTTTGAGCACTCGAATGCCCAAATAGATGGCAGCTATGAAGATGATCAGGTAGGTGAAGAATCCAAATTTAGTGATGCACACGCCCGTTGGTATTATCACCTCGTCCAGTGTTGTCTTTGTACGATTTGGCAAGTTGCCAAACAGCTCGTCGTAGTTGATGCAATGCGTCGTAAAAGTGAATAGCCAAACGACGAAGCTAAATTCGAGCACCTGGAACAGTTCGTCCAGCGCAATGACACGAAAGCCATGCTTCTGTTGATACGTATACATGCGGGAGAAAAACGAGTCGAGATCTTCGATGTGATTCCACCGATGCGACTCTTTGCCCGTCTCGGGCACAATATGTATCATGATGTTGCGCGGTGTATCCTCGTGCTCGTGCAaatcctcctcttcctccccATCCACATCGCCAACAGTGTTATCATGGTCATTGGCGTCTAAATGCGCAGCAGCTGTAAATGATTTTGCGTCGtctgcttttgttattgttgcttgcctctgttgttgttgctgctgttgtggtggCTCATCGCGAATTTGTGCTTCGCGAAACGGATTCGCGTTCTCCTCGGCCAAGGAGCGATAGTTAATATTTGGGCTTGACATGACGCACCAAGGCCCAAGGTCAACTgttcacttatttttatatcactTTCCTCCTATctagtataatttaaaatgaataatctGTTCTCttctttgttgtttaatttggCTGTTAGAATAACGCGCAGCGTGACCGCAAACTTTCATTTCAACACATGCTAATTTACGTCGTAAATTATACCAAGATATACCACTTTCGTTATTACCAAACAACCGCCACTTTTTGAACAACTGTTTGACTTTGTGTTTTTGCGAGGCTAGGCGACAACCATTGTTACTACGCGAGTGTCCTGTTTGTACTGAGCAAAATAGCAATTTTCAGTAAAGTGCAAGGATCACACACTAATAACGCGGCTTTGATTGAAGGTAAGCCAATATACAGCTGATGGCTAATCACTTCACAGCTGCTCGAAAACACCTGATCCGGAAGATCACAGTTAAtgaatgttgcatacttttaagcgataaataaaactttaacttgaaaaaaatattaccaCTGTGGAGCAATTCTGTTCGATAACAGCTGTAAGGAATTGTGATGTTAAACGATAAACTGAATTAGTgtaaccaaaagaaaaaacctaTACAAACTACCAACCAAATTTGCAATAGtactattaaataaaatcaactgAATCAAGTACCAAGTTAAGTCGAATGATATCGTCaagatttaaatttcaagAGCGCTTAAGTTACATTAACAGTGACTAAACAGAACAGCATTCGTTAGCAGCAGGGCTGCAGAGACTGCTTGTGATAACAGCATCGAATTTTCATCCCTCGTTCTGacaaaaactgcaaaataaaaagtactCAATCGAAATACTCGTACTCACTCCTCTCAGACGTCGTACAGTCATTTTTGATCTCGGTTATTTCGTGTTtgtgtaataaattaaataaagacttatatttaaataaataattttcctGCGATCTTGGTGTTTGTGTCATCTGCAATAAGTGTCGATTGTGTTCACGATTCGGCCAACAAAAGAGGAACGCCAAGGTAAGTGGGAAAGCGACGCGACGggtagagaaaaaaaacaaccgtAAAGAATTTGTGACAAAGAAATTGCGAATGTTGAAAACATTGAACACATTCGCTGCATGTTTTCTCTGCAATAACACAATTATCTCAACACATTTACCGTAATtgtgtgctagtgtgtgtgtgtgtgtttgcctggGCCGCGGCCATTGTGTGTAAGGTGCGTAATATTTGCCAATAGCCGCAGTTATTGTATGTGTACACAGAGAGACTTGTAAAATGTTATATTGGTTTTTCTTCATTGCATTTGCTTGTTGGACAGCGACGTTGAGCAGAGCAGCCCGCGGCAATCTATGCGAGAGTTTCTTGACAGGCACATTGCCAATTGTGTGTAGCCCTTGCCTGCCCTTTTGCTTGCACTGTCTGCAGTTCCTCCTGAGTTCAGTTGCTGCTTGTTTCGTTTTGGCTTCCTTCCCCTCTTTCCCCATGTTCATTTAACTAACAACCACCgtgcaaaaaaaattcttgGCTCAAAAAATTTCTacagcgtcgtcgtcggctTTGGCTTCGtatttctgttctgttctcttCTCTGCTGTGTTGCCctctcgcttgctctctctATCATGTCGCTGTTAACTTCGCGCGCCGGTTTCTTCCCGCATTTAAGTGCAAAGGCGTCGCAGTCGACAACGACGTCGATGTCGCTGCCATCTCTCTCACCTCTCcactttgttgttttcgttttttccacgcgcttttttgctgctgcttctctgcTGCGGTGACTACGAAGAAAAGCGACTGCTCTCAACTATGGCAGAGCTACCGCGTGTGCCGGCATAACTTCAttataatgtaatttatttgttgtctttgttgttgttttgctttttttttgtttcgtagCGGTAGTCagataaaaatcaaaacaaaatgttttcatttgtcTGCAACTCAAAACAACTCCCACGCTTGGCTAAGCCACAAAGTTCAACGTTCCCTCAACAAATTTGGatagaaaaaatacaacaaaataaaatggcaaCTGCCTAACCTATATTTTATGCATAGTAGTTGCCATCGTGATGctgcaaatgtttttgttgtagtagtGTTGGATGCTCAGCATCAATCGATGTTTTTAAGGGTAAGGCTTAGTCTACTTTGTCTATTGCGCTAACTAAATAGGTAAATAGCAACTCTTGTTGGCTTGTTTACTTAACTATATAGGCCCATAGGAATTTACATGTAAATACAGGTgttagcaaatatttgtaataccggttttcactttttcGATTTCCGATAGTCTTCAAATTTAAAGGCTTTTGTTGACGCAATGCGTtcgttatcgataaatgcGATAAGAAAGCACTTGGGCAATAAACTTGACttcaattgttttgcaataGGTTTATCGCTTATAAATTGCAGTTTTGCTATTgggaaaacaaataattgtaataaaaaaagatttaatgCTTAGTTAATTGCATGAAATAGCTCCTAAAATTAGTTATGATACTGagatttttttgtgaattcaGTTTCAAGACAAAGATAATGATTTAAAGAGATATAAACTGAAAATTGGCGTAacgttaaaaaataaagtttccTCTTTTGCGGTTTCTACGAGTTTCtcttatgttattttttacACACGTTGTACAACGGCAAGACTAATGAGTTTTCACACCTTTTTAAATGTCGCTCCTCAAAGCGTAGCCAAGCATATGAtgtttttgaataatttggcTTGGCGTTTTTTTACAGTGGTTTTTGGCTTAAATAATCGCAAGTTCTTTAGAATTTTTATGattaacttttgcttttgttcctGCGATTTCCAGTTTAGCGTTCACTTTTATTTGCCATCTTTGGTAGTTGCTGACGCAAGGGGGGAGACCTCCGCTCTTCTTTTGTTGGGGCCTGTTCCAGAACCTCGACATTGTTAATTCGTTTAGCGTGttgacttgttgttgtttgcattgaCGGAGTGTGcaagtatttgtgtgtgtgtgtgctcgtcTTGCATATTTTGGCAATGAGGCAATCTATACCAATTGCTTCCAACAATCACTGAGATTCCTCTCATGAGCACATCTCTATTTGAAGCTCACGCTCTGCCTTGCTgttctctctatttctctcttGTATCTCGCTTCGTTTTCGCTCTCtaaagttgtgtgtgtatctttgtTGCGTTCATTGACATTGAGCTGatattttgctgctgttgttgttgcaaataaattgtgattTTATTGTCGCAATAGATTTACGACTGAAGAAGAATTGCTTTTCATTTGTCGAGcgaaaaagagagcgagattCGTTCGTTTGTTGCTCCTCTTTGAAAATATGCCGAGTAAGTGtagctgtttttgttgtactttttggTGACAGGCccgaaaaaatacataaaaaagaaaataatataaaacacgTTCAAAATTCGTTGACCAAAAAACCAACAAGAAATGGTTTGGTATTCgagtaaatgaaatttctcTTACGGGGGTGTTGTATATCGGCCTatttacaaacacacacacactcttacacaCACCTCAGCCTATATGACACGACTCTTTTTGCtggtgttgtagttgttgttgttatagccTCGGTCTgctttgattatttataatatatgagCATCCATatcatacaatatttatggTGTTTTCCAGCACTGCAAATGCAATCAGCTtaacttaaattgaattttattttattttcattttttgttgttttgggcAAAACAAGTGCATCAACAAACACTCCCATGTAAGCCAAGTCGCCTCTTTCTAGCTGCAATTGGGCCATTGTACGAGCATTTTGTTTCCTGATTTCCCCGTAGGCCCGCAATTGCACAATGTGAGTTGAAATGTGtgtgcgattgtgtgtgtatatgtgtgtgtgtggcctgCACTCTCTTTAGAGCATGTGTGgggaaaaatatgaatttacattttgcatttgaaagtCACATTTTGCCCGCATCAATTGGacaaaaattttgaataaatctCGGATGCGGGTCAACAATGCGTTGTAGTTTCGCTTCGGTTCATCCGCCAGCAAAAAGGATTGATGGTAAACAAGATGTGAGTGAATGTTTTTCTTTGACATCGGTGACGTCACAATTGTTGACCGCAGCAATACAGCATCGTAGCTGCTATAGCAagcatacataataataatctcaTGTCAAGTTgacatatttttgtgttgttacTTATCACAAGAGCCGTCACGCCGTCTATCTGCTTCTCTTTCTCCCGTCTCGCACagggtatgtgtgtgtgtgtgtgcaaaacaTGTTCCGCTCAAGTATTTTGATAGCTTTTGTCTTATTGAATGGCACCAAAACGGCATAAATCGTATGCGagagtgtgtttgtttgtttgtctcaTGCTAATCTCGAATGCCTAAAACACGTTTCAGCCATCCATCCACATCCACTTCCATACACAACACAGAGAcccagagagacagagacaaggCCCCCAAACCTTGAGCTGCCTTGCAGCGTTACTCGTTTTCCCATGACACACACGGAGACGTTCTCTCTGCATATCTCTTTGGAGATATCTGTTTATTATACAATCATCTTCACTTGCGATGACTTttcacaaattgaaaacgcaAATATGGCAATTACattggcaaaataaaaaacaattgcatGCCACACCATAAACCTTGAAGATGCGTCTAAGGTAAAGGCAACTTGTGGGATCAGCTTTTGGATTACAACgcgttatttttattgaataagaCATTAATTTGTCATAAAGATATTGCTTAATcgaattattgaattatttatatctTCAAATTATGCGAAAGAGTTGCCGATTAAATGTTGCTTACAGTTTGAGGATGTGCCGAAGACTGTGGGAACTATCAACTCTTTAATTTCCGCTTCAGAGAGTGGAAAGTGTAGTGTTAATTTCTGCTATAAAGGTAAAGATAAAGTCAGCTTATGAGATTAGCTCTTATAACTAATTTGTCGAgacattattaaattatattaataataattaaaatcacttTGAATATGTGAAGGCAAACTAACAGTTAACATTCTCTATTTAATCTTCCACGAAGTTAAAGTTTTCCTCTCGGATCAACTCTCAAAACTAATTTGTCAAAGTTCaatgaatatgcaaaaaattaTGGAATTGATAATTGACAATAGTTTGAGGATGGACTGAAGACTATGAGAAGATTGAACAATAGTCTGTagtatatgcaaatattttcaaatcaattttctATAGAGAGTTTGGCATTAATGCCAACCATGAAATTTATGATGCAACTTGTGAATGAAGAAGGCAAATCTCTGCGAAGTGGTagtaaacaaaaagcaaagctgGTTTCAAATCTTAAAGTACACCTTTTGGACAGTACTGAGTACGGACTACAATGATTTATGTTGATGAATGAGTTGTGAACATGGTTAATTGCAACACGTTGGCTAACAGCAAACCAAAGACACTTACTCACCATGAACACAAAAAGCGAGGACGGCAACACCAAGTGTTATTTAATGAAGCAGTAAtttcagcaaacaaaaaaaattgagagATGAGTTTAAGTACacctatatattatattcagtattctgtgcaattaaaatacgaaattaGTTAATGAACCaggaatataaaaatatgaatcaGGTTTTTCTGAAACAAGTCATGTAGACAGGCAATTAGTCAAGATGCAATTGCTGAATTCGATTTGGATACAAATTTGTAGCTGTTTTATTATGCTCATGTATATAGAGCGCTTTTTGCTTGCTAGATAGTCAGGTGAAGTTGGAGTGAGTGTAGAGGGAGGTGGGGGTAACTGTTTTCCAATCGAAGgcttttaataattcaaatcgAATGCTTAACGTAGCAGGCAGAGTCAAAGCAGCGAGACAAGAAGAcaagacaggcagacagacagacattcACCAAACAGCCGACTGAAAGTGGACAAAGTTTTACTGTACCACAAAGGAACGAGGAGGAGTAAGGGGAGAGGTAGGGGGGTCAGCACACGCCATAAGCACATTAGTTATTAGCTGTGGCCTGGCAGGGATCACATCGGGGATAGCCGGAGGGAAGGAAGGTAGACACGCGATGGTTTGCCAGTGGCAGCGGTAGCCAGAACTACTCGCACATCGCGCTGCCACCTTTTGTGGGTTCGCTGAGCACGCTGACATGTCCATAAAAGCCTTGAagtggacagacagacaccaGCTAGCGAGTGCGAGCAAGATGGCTAAATAGATTGTGGCTCGCTTTCCATCTATTTTCCAAGCGATGAGAATTGTCA
This is a stretch of genomic DNA from Drosophila albomicans strain 15112-1751.03 chromosome 3, ASM965048v2, whole genome shotgun sequence. It encodes these proteins:
- the LOC117572787 gene encoding autophagy-related protein 9A produces the protein MSSPNINYRSLAEENANPFREAQIRDEPPQQQQQQQRQATITKADDAKSFTAAAHLDANDHDNTVGDVDGEEEEDLHEHEDTPRNIMIHIVPETGKESHRWNHIEDLDSFFSRMYTYQQKHGFRVIALDELFQVLEFSFVVWLFTFTTHCINYDELFGNLPNRTKTTLDEVIIPTGVCITKFGFFTYLIIFIAAIYLGIRVLKMIYHITQYADIKRFYNTALGIEDSDLDNITWHEVQQRTRRVQAEQHMCIDKELLTELDIYHRVLRFKNYLVALMNKQLLPVRFHLPLIGEVVSLSRGMLLNIDFILFRGPGSPFQNNWQLRDEFAVRSNQTELAQRLSKLIFWVALVNLLLSPVIFLWQLIYFSFSYANILRKEPSALGLRTWSNYGRLYLRHFNELDHELDARLNRAYEYADRYLSSFSSPLAAVIARNLLFISGGVLLLILALGIYDEYVFQVEHVLTIIAVLTIIGVVCRTFIPDENMIWCPEQLMTAILAHVHYLPTEWKQQAHTAHVRNEFSNFFQFKAGYLLSEIFSPFVTPFVLIFVFRPKAMEIVKFFRSFTVSVRGVGNVCSFAQMDVRKHGNPDWQLNNSDLPDVANEPAQHLPPHHYAQQQQQQQSMIGGKTEMSLVRFTLNNPEWQMPKEASQFIKGIREHAIDELVKAKTASQPAARENPLTHSLISFGTIGEEYCSIANSVLAADLSPEQLQISQSITASRAGAGVGVGGAHAMGAGYVAGSDFGMLQMLQQNLGEPMSSTSMRPGLMSSSVGPAVAMDSMRRLRLSKAEGRIEGPTDTLLYSLYGGDPLLSKNRIGVTVADMCLSALYLHEVSQQKRLARQSRIDEADEQPGPSNRPSRPPGPSGLGLGSGSGSGSRHTVITSKAAESTPLLGNIRS